A stretch of Strix aluco isolate bStrAlu1 chromosome 16, bStrAlu1.hap1, whole genome shotgun sequence DNA encodes these proteins:
- the C16H11orf58 gene encoding small acidic protein isoform X1, producing MSSARESQGHHGLKRAASPDGSSSWEAADLGNEERKQKFLRLMGAGKKEHTGRLVIGDHRSTSHFRTGEEDKKMNEELESQYQQSMDSTMSGRNRRHCGLGFSEVFQESDEQEEAAGHSSEESSEDSESGSESEQEESAEELQAAEKHDEAEVPENKKEAKSNYKMMFVKASGS from the exons ATGAGCTCGGCCAGGGAGTCCCAGGGCCACCACGGCCTCAAGCGAGCGGCCTCCCCCGAT ggctccagcagctgggaggCGGCGGATCTCGGCAACGAGGAGCGGAAGCAGAAGTTCCTGCGGCTGATGGGCGCTGGGAAG aaagaacaTACTGGCCGCCTTGTTATCGGAGACCACAGATCAACCTCCCACTTCAGGACAG gggaagaagacaagaaaatgaatgaagaattGGAGTCTCAGTACCAGCAAAGCATGGACAGCACGATGTCCGGACGAAACCGGCGCCACTGTGGACTTGGTTTCAGTGAGGTA TTTCAGGAAAGTGATGAACAAGAAGAGGCAGCTGGACACTCCTCTGAAGAGAGTTCAGAGGACTCGGAAAGTGGCTCTGAGTCAGAGCAAGAGGAGTCTGCAGAGGAGCTACAAGCTGCTGAAAAACATGATGAAGCTGAGgttccagaaaacaaaaaagaagcaaaaagcaacTATAAAATGATGTTTGTTAAAGCCAGTGGTTCATAA
- the C16H11orf58 gene encoding small acidic protein isoform X2 — translation MSSARESQGHHGLKRAASPDGSSSWEAADLGNEERKQKFLRLMGAGKKEHTGRLVIGDHRSTSHFRTGEEDKKMNEELESQYQQSMDSTMSGRNRRHCGLGFSEFQESDEQEEAAGHSSEESSEDSESGSESEQEESAEELQAAEKHDEAEVPENKKEAKSNYKMMFVKASGS, via the exons ATGAGCTCGGCCAGGGAGTCCCAGGGCCACCACGGCCTCAAGCGAGCGGCCTCCCCCGAT ggctccagcagctgggaggCGGCGGATCTCGGCAACGAGGAGCGGAAGCAGAAGTTCCTGCGGCTGATGGGCGCTGGGAAG aaagaacaTACTGGCCGCCTTGTTATCGGAGACCACAGATCAACCTCCCACTTCAGGACAG gggaagaagacaagaaaatgaatgaagaattGGAGTCTCAGTACCAGCAAAGCATGGACAGCACGATGTCCGGACGAAACCGGCGCCACTGTGGACTTGGTTTCAGTGAG TTTCAGGAAAGTGATGAACAAGAAGAGGCAGCTGGACACTCCTCTGAAGAGAGTTCAGAGGACTCGGAAAGTGGCTCTGAGTCAGAGCAAGAGGAGTCTGCAGAGGAGCTACAAGCTGCTGAAAAACATGATGAAGCTGAGgttccagaaaacaaaaaagaagcaaaaagcaacTATAAAATGATGTTTGTTAAAGCCAGTGGTTCATAA